TTTTATATAACTTATTTATCAATGATTGGAGATAAACAATGCCAAAGCAAAAAATCACAAAAGAAATGGTTGTCAATGCTGCTTTTGAAATTGCCAGAAGCAGCGGTATGGAGCAGGTTATGGTAAAAAATATTGCTGACAAAATAGGCTGTTCTGTACAGCCAATTTACAGTTACTGCAATAATATGGACGGACTGCGCCAGGATGTAATCGAAAAGGTAAATTGTTTTATACAGGAATATGTGACAAATCACATCGACATAAATGACCTGTTTCGCAGTTCGGGGCACGCATATATCCGTCTGGCGAAAGAAGAGCCTCATTTGTTTAAAATCTTTATTTTGCACCAGCGCAGCGGGATTTCCTCACTGGATGATTTGTATCAGTCTGAAACAAATCCCGGTATCGCACAGTTTATTTCTGAAAAGCTGCACATCAGTCTGGCAAAAGCAAAGCAGTTGCATTTAAATATGCTTATTTATACAATCGGTATCGGCACTATTTTTTCCGTGACAATGCCGGGAATTTCGACCGACGAAATATATACACAGCAGGAAATTGCATATGAAGCCTTTTTAAAACAGGCATTAGATTGCAGGACTAGTGTATTCTGAAAGCTGTTAAAAATACAGCAGAAAGAGAGATAATTCACTATGAATAAAACAGCAGTTCTTTACAAATCAAAGTATGGGGCAACCAAAAAATATGCCGCAATGTTAAAGGAAGAATTATCCTGTGACATTTATGAAGCCACTGATTATAAAAAGGTTCCGTTTGAAAATTATGACTGTATTATATTTGCCGGAGCAATCTATGCCGGTGGAATCTCCGGCTTAAATATCCTGCGGAAAATCCATAAAAATGGAAAGCATAAGAAACTTATCATATTATGTGTCGGTGCGTCTCCCTTTGACGCGAAAGCAGTCGAAGAAGTCAGCGCACACAATTTAAAAGAAGACCTGAACGATATTCCCTTATTCTATGCGAGAGGGGCATGGAATGAAAGCGGCATGACCTTTAAAGACCGTACCTTGTGTAAAATGTTACAAAAAATGATTGCCCGACAGGATACCGCTTCCTTTGAGCCGTGGATGAAAGAGTTGCTTTGTTCACAGGGTAAAATATGTGACTGGACGGATAAGAAGTATCTGTTACCGCTTCTAAAATATCTCAAAGAAGAACCGTCCACGCCAGCATAGAAAAATAAGACATCCCTTTCCCGATACCCGGTACCTAAAAGAGAAACCGCCCGTATTGCCATAAAAAGATAATACATCGACTGCCGAATACCTCACAGCTGAGTCATCCCCCCGGCACAGAAAGAGAATCCCCGGCTTCCGGAGGCATCACAAAAACAGTATGTTGTAAGGCAGCATATCACGGAATCAAAATGTAACTAAAAAACGTCCATTGGACGTTTTTGTCGTATGCATGGCAACAAAAAAAGCTGCACATCCTTTGCGATGCGCAGCCGTCTTTTATAATACCAGTGATGGCGCGGCGTATACTCTTGCACCAAGTTCACTGTCCAGCATGTACAGACTCTTTGAATCATCCCCGAACAATTCATATTTCTTAATAAGATTGTCCGTATTTTTCTCTTCCTCTCCCTGCTCTTTTACAAACCAGTCGAGAAACTGCATCGTACGGAAATCCTTCGCCGTATATGCCGCATCATAAATGTTATGTATCAAACTCGTCACATACTGTTCATGTTTCAGAGCCTGCTCCAGAACAGTTCTGGCATCTTTCAGCTCCACCGCCGGCTTATCAATAGTTTCCAGCGTCACTTTTTCCGCGTTGTTCTGCAGATACTGAATGAACAGCAGAGCATGGTCGCGCTCCTCCTGCGCCTGGATCTTAAACCAGTTCCCAAATCCGTCCAGACCGAGGTCATAATAAAAATTTGAAAAATCCAGATACAGATACGCAGAATAAAATTCCTTATTTACCTGCTTGTTTAATAATTCTACTACTTTCTTGTCCAGCATTTTCTTATCCTCCCAGTTCCGGCAGTATCATTGCTGCCACTAATTTCATTATAGTAAAATTACCGGAAATGTCAATGTTCCCGTCCAATGTCCGTAACACCATTGACATCATCTGCAATAACTTTTATAATGAGGGTGCTTTTGAAAGGAGCACTGACAATGAATTTTGCCGATTATTTCCCTATGTGGAATAAACTGACTCCCGCCCAGCAGAATACCCTGAAGGACACCGTCACCTTCCGTTCTGTAAAGAAGGGGACGGTCATTTACAATGGTTCAATGGACTGCATCGGACTCCTTCTGATTCAGACCGGGCTTCTGCGCGCTTATATTTTATCGGAGGACGGACGCGAAATCACGGTCTATCGTCTCTCCGATATGGATATCTGCCTGTTCTCTGCCTCCTGCATCATGCCGGGCATCCAGTTTGATTTAATCATCGAAGCGGAACAGGACACCTCGTTCTGGATTATTCCTGCCCGTGTATACAAGCAGCTTCTGGAAGCATCCGCGCCGCTCTCCAATTACACAAACGAGATTATGGCAAACCGTTTTTCCGATGTCATGTGGCTGATTGAACAGATCCTCTGGAAAAGTCTCGATAAGCGGCTGGCGGCTTTTCTTCTGGAAGAGGCTGCTCTTCAGGGAACGGAGCAGCTAAAGCTCACACACGAGACCATCGGGAATCACCTTGGAACCGCCCGCGAGGTGATTACCCGGATGCTGCACTATTTTCAGAATGAAGGACTTGTAAAACTGACACGCGGCACCGTCGAAATTACGGACCGCAAAAAACTTGCGGCGCTCGCAGATGCCTGAACATCCGCGGCACCGCACACATCCCCTTCGCCAGATACCAGACAGGATACATCACAAACGTACACATGCTCCCGCCAGATACCGCGCGGCGCCTACAGCATTGCCAGGATATCCGCCTTTGGCTTCGCGCCAACCGAGCGGTTTACAATTTCTCCGTTCTTTACGACCATCAGCGTCGGAATGCTCATGACCTGATATGCCGATGCCAGCTCCTGCTCTTCGTCCACATTTACCTTGCACACTTTAATATCCGGTCTTTCCTCCGAGACCTCTTCTACAATCGGTCCGACCATACGGCAGGGTCCGCACCAGGATGCCCAGAAATCCACCAGAACCGGCTTGTCGCTCTCTAATACTTCCTTCTGAAAATTATCTTTTGTTATATGTAATGCTGCCATAAAAAATTCCTCCTTTGTTTTACAGATACCGGCGTCCGAAAGTTTTCATCCCGGCGCAGCTCGCTTTCCGTTATGTCTTCCGTCCCGGTTTTCCTTTGATGTCTGTATCATACCGCAAAACAGAAACCGCTTCCGTGACAATATCACATACGCTTTATCCCCGGTATGCCCGCGGCGTCACCCCATATCTCTTTTTAAACTGGCGGTTAAAATTAGAAAGATTTTCAAATCCGGCGTTTTCCGCAATCACCAGGATTTTATCATCTGTTTCGCGCAGATTTTCCGCCGCTGCCGCCAGCCTGCGCTCATTTAAGTATGCCAGAGGACTTGTGCCCGTCATCCGTTTAAACCAGCGCATAAAATGACTGCTGCTGCAGCCGCAGACCGCCGCCATGTCCGGAACCGTCAGCGGCTTTGCATAATCCTGTTCAATCCGCTGCAAAACCCTTTTCAGACGCTCCATATCCGGAGTGTCCCGCTCCGGCGCTTCCGGACACATGCGCAGCAGGTAAAGAAGCAGCTCCAGAAGCGCCGCCTTTACGCCCAGCTCGTAGCCCCGTTCCCGTGCGCTGCAGAGTTCCTCCGCCCGTCTGAGACACGCCGAAATCTGCTTGTATCCTGCATCCACCGGACTGAACACGGCAGGCTGCAGAAGCTGCCCCGATGCCAGCGGCACCAGATATTCCTTGTCGCATACATCAGCGGCGCCGCCTCCCAGAAACTCCACCTCAAAAATAATATTCTCATATTCCATATTGTATCCCGCTGCCGCGTATATTGCATGCAATGTTCCCGGCGGCATCACAAAAATGTCCCCGCTTCTTGCTTCCTGCATATTCCGTCCGGTCTGTATTCTGCCCGTTCCCTTTTTCACAAAAATAATCTCCATACTTTTGTGCCAGTGCAGGGCAACCGACGGAAAATCCCCCGGTATTGTACAAGGATAAATATTAAAGGGAAACATTGTACTCCCATGCTTCTTCGTCTCCTGAAAAGATTCCAGTTCTTTTTTTCTATCCAAAACGCGCTCCCCTCCGGTCATTTTCCACATTTTTCTGTTTTGCATAATCCGTCCGCGGTCCGCTTCTCGCTCCGGTCCTTCTGCCGTTTTTTTCCGTTTTGCATAATCTGCCCGCGGTCCGCTTCTCGCGCCGGTCCTTCTGCCAGTTTTCTCCGTTTTGCATAATCTGCCCGCGGTCCGTTTCCATCCCGCATCGGATGATAGAATAGTACCATATTCTGCTATGATTTTGCAAGAAAACATAAGATGTTTATGATAATAATATAATACAAAGAACACAAACCGCTGTCTGAAGAAAGGAGCATTTCCATGAACAAAGAACTTAATCGTAAGCTTATGACTTTCTGCGGAAAACCGCTGGAGGCGGCATCCGACGAAGAGATTTATACAGCGCTGCTGAATCTGGTACAGGAGCTGGGACAGAAAAATGTGAAGCCGGTCACCGGGCGGAAGCTTTATTATATCTCAGCAGAATTTTTAATCGGCAAGCTGCTTTCCAACAATCTGATTAATCTCGGCATTTACGACGATGTGCGCGAAATCTTAAAGGAAGCGGGCAAAAACCTTTCCGATATTGAAGAGCTGGAGCCGGAACCAAGCCTCGGCAACGGCGGTCTCGGACGCCTCGCAGCCTGTTTTCTGGACAGTCTCGCCACACTGGACCTGCCGGGCGACGGCATCGGGCTGCGTTATCACTGCGGGCTGTTCCGCCAGAGCTTTCAGAACGATGTCCAGAGCGAAGCTCCGGATTTCTGGCTGACAGACAATTCCCCGGCGGAAAAGACCGACATCGTTTATCCGGTGCAGCTTGCCGGGAAAGAATATTCTGCAAGGCTTTATAAGCTGAAGGTCACCGGCTACAACGGGCGCACCAACAGCCTCAACCTGTTCGATCTGGACACCGTCGATGAATCGCTGATTGCCGACGGAATTTCCTTCGACAAAACGGATATCGAAAAAAATCTGACACTGTTTCTCTACCCGGATGACTCGGACGAAGCCGGACGCCTGCTGCGTATTTATCAGCAGTATCTGATGGTTTCCGCCGGTGCCCAGCTTATTTTATCTGAATGCGAAGCGCGCGGCTGTGATTTCCACAATCTTGCCGACTACGCCGCCATCCAGATTAACGATACGCATCCGAGCATGGTCATTCCGGAGCTGATTCGTCTCCTTGGCGAGAAAGGCATTGATTTTGAGGAAGCTGTGCAGATTGTCACCGATACCTGCGCCTACACAAATCACACAATTCTGGCGGAAGCGCTGGAAAAATGGCCGCGCCATTTCCTTGACCAGGTCGTACCGCAGCTTATGCCTGTGATTGAAAAACTTGACGCTCTGGCGCGCACGCGCACAGATGATGAGAGCTGCGCCATCATCGACAACTGGCAGGTAGTGCACATGGCAAATATGGATATCCATTTTACCCATTCCACAAACGGCGTTGCCGCACTGCACACACAGATTCTGAAGGACAGCGAGCTGGCGAATTTTTACCGCCTCTATCCGGAGAAATTTAACAATAAAACAAACGGCATTACCTTCCGCCGCTGGCTTCTGGAATGCAACCCGGCACTGGCAGGAGAAATCGAAACGCTGATTGGTCCCGGCTTTAAGCAGAACGCCGACGAGCTGGAAAAGCTTCTGGATTTTACAGAGGATGAGCAGGTGCTGAAGCAGCTTACAGATATTAAAAAGGCAAATAAAAAAGCTCTGGCAGACTGGCTGTATCACAAACAGGGTGTGACAATTAATCCCGACGCCATGTTCGCGATCCAGTCGAAGCGTCTGCACGAATATAAGCGCCAGCAGCTCAATCTGCTGTTCCTCATTCATCAGTACCTGGAGATAAAAGCGGGACACACCCCCGCCGTTCCGCTGGTAAGTATTTTCGGTGCAAAAGCCGCGCCCGCCTATACGATTGCCAAGGATATCATCCATGCGCTGATCGCACTGTCAAAGGTCGTTGCCGCGGACCCGCAGGCTGCGCCGTGGCTGCAGATTGTTTTTGTGGAAAATTATAACGTAACGGCGGCGGAGAAAATGATTCCGGCATGTGACCTTTCCGAGCAGATCAGTCTTGCCTCCAAGGAAGCCTCCGGCACCGGAAATATGAAGTTTATGTTAAACGGCGCACTGACCCTGGGCACAATGGACGGCGCAAATGTGGAAATCGCGGAACGCGTGGGAAATGATCATATCTATATTTTCGGACAGAGCAGCAAGCAGGTCATCGACCGCTACGCAAAGGGCGATTACTGCTCGCATGACTGGTACGAGAGCGACCCGAACATCCGCCGCGCCATTGATTTTCTGTGCGGCCCCGAAATGCTGAAGGCAGGACACGAAGAAAACCTGTCCCGTCTGCGCAACGAGCTGCTTCACAAAGACTGGTTCCAGACGCTGCCGGACTTCAACGCCTATCTGGTGCGCAAAGGACAGGCGATGGCGGACTACGCTCACAGCCCGCAGGAATGGAGCAGAAAGGCACTTGTGAATATTGCAAAAGCAGGCTTCTTCTCCTCCGACCGCACCATCGCAGAATACAACCGCGATATCTGGCATCTGGGAAAGTAAAATATCGACGCAGGCACAGCCGCCCGGCTCGTTGCCTGCGGGAATAAAATATCGGCGCGGATGTCCTGGAAGCTTCTCGGATAAATCTGATAAACTACCGCATTTTTTCACCGGTGTGTCTTTTTGTCTTTTGTCATTTATAATCGCGCACATCCGTAAAAATGGGAAATACAGCCCTTAGCAGGTAAACCTGCATGGTCTGATTTCCCATTTTCCTTAGCATGGCTGAATTGTTACCTACAGACTTTGCATATACTCGTCCATCGCTTCGGCAACACCCTTGGAATGGGCGACCGCCTCCACGACAGTGCGTGCGCCGTTTACAACATCGCCGCTGGCAAAGATGCCCGGTTTTGTGGTATGACCCCGTTCGTCTGTTACCAGCAGGCCTCTCTCGTCCGCTTCCAGCCCTTCGGTATTTTTTACAAGGCGGTTCATCGGTCCCTGGCTGATGGACACAATTACGCTGTCCGCCGGGTACAGCTTTTCGGTATCCGGTATCTGCTCAACGCTTCCGTCCTCGTGCTCAATCACATCGGCGAAAATGACGCCCTCGTCGGTAATCTCCACCGGCGCTTTACAATAGAAAAATTCCACGCCCTCCAGCACCGCATAATCAAATTCATGCTTGCTCGCCGCCACGGTCGAGTTGCGCGAAAAGCACTGCAGATAGCGCACACCGTGCCGGAGCGCCGTGCGCGCCACATCCATCGCGGCATTGCCCGCTCCGATCACGATCACGCGCTCACCCAGATGGTAATTGTCCGGGCTGTTCAGATAGTTGATGCCGAAATGCACATGTCCCAGCGTCTCGCCCTTGATGTGAAGCATATTCGGCTTCCACACGCCTGTACCGACAAAAATTGCCTTGTAGCCGTCACGGAACAAATCATCGATGGAAATATCCGCGCCGATGGTCGTGTTCGGGCGCACCTTGATGTCCTTGAGCAGCAGATGCCGGTACTCAAAGTCGTCGAGCACGCTCTTGGGCAGGCGGAATTCCGGGATGCCGTAGCGGAGCACGCCGCCGATTTTTTCTTTTCCTTCAAAAATGGTCACCTGGTAGCCCTTGCGCGCCAGAATCACCGCAATCGTCAGCCCGGCAGGTCCGGAGCCGATGATGGCGGCGCGCATTCCGTTGGACGGTGCCGGTCCCTTCACCATCTTAGAGCTGTAGGTGGTTGAAATATAATTCTCAATAACGGAGAAATGCACCGGAGCACCCTTTCTTCCCAGCACGCAATGTCCCTCGCACTGATTTTCGTGATTGCATACGAGACTGCATACGGTCGTCAGCGGATTGTTCTCGAACAACGTCCAGCCCGCCTCATCCAGCTTGCCGTCCAGCATCAGCCGGATAACCTTCGGGATTGGTGTGCTGATGGGACACCCCTTCTGACACTGCGGATTTTTGCAGTTCAGGCAGTGATTCGCCTCGTCTAAAACATGAATTGCCATATTTTTCCCCCTCTCTGAAAGCTTTTCATACTGTATTGTCGGTTTTTACCTGTATTTATTGTAACATTTCCTTAATTCAGAGAGAGATTTGTTCGCGACACAGCATACCGGTTTCACGACGCGGCGCTGCGTTTTTCCGTCATATAACGGCACTGACATTTTTATAAAAGCCGTATAACGCCTGCGATAAGAATCACAGCTTCAATCAGATTTCTTTTTCCTCCAGTTTAATAAGAATGCAGAGTTTACAATTACAAGGACGGAGCCGGCGTTATGGACCAGCGCCCCGACAACCGGATTTAACACTCCTGTGACCGCCAGCAGGATTGCGATGATATTGAGTGTCATGGAGAAGGCGAGATTGCATTTTATGGTAAGCATCATGCGCTTTGCCAGACGCAGCAGATGCGGCAGCCCGCTGATTTTGTCGTTGATGAGCGCGATATCCGCGGCGTCCACCGCAATGTCGCTCCCGGTTTTGCCCATCGCGATTCCGACGCACGCCTTTTTCAGCGCCGGAGCGTCGTTGATGCCGTCCCCCATCATGCAGACCTGCCCTCCCGCCTTCTGAAAGCTGTTGATTCGCCGCAGTTTATCCTCCGGCAGGCACTCCGCGTACACCTCGCTGATTCCAAGCTGTCCCGCAATATGATGCGCGGCGGCTGCGTGATCGCCGGTCAGCAAAACCGGTGTCACGCCTGCCGACCGGATTTCGCGGATGGTGTCTGGCGCATCCGCTCTCAGGGTATCGGAAAGGGCAAGGAACCCGGCGCATTTTCCGCCGATGGCAACATAGGTCACCGTACAGCCCTCCGTCAGATAGCGCTCCGCCATTTTCCCGGTGTCCTCCGGCAGGGCAATCCGGTTTTCCGCAAGAAATTCCACATTTCCCGCCAGAATCTCCTGCCCGTCCACCCTGGCCGCCACGCCCCGTCCGGGGACCATCGCAAACGTCTCCGGCTGCGCGATTTCCTGCGCCTGCCGCTTTTTATAGCAGCTTACAATCGCTTTGCCCAGCGGATGCTCCGAACGCAGCTCCGCCCCGGCAGTCAGATGGTAGAGCTCCTCATTCGTCCAGTCCGCGCTGCAGCTTACCGCCGCGGCAACCTCCGGCGTCCCGCAGGTCAGCGTTCCCGTTTTGTCAAACATGACCGCGGTCACGGACGCCAGACGCTCCAGCGCATCCCCCTCCCGCACAAGGAAGCCGTGCCGGGTCGCATTGCCGATTGCCGCCATAATGGCTGTCGGGGTGGCAAGAACCAGCGCACAGGGGCAGAAAACGACAAGAATCGTGACCGCCCGTATAATCTCTCCGCTAAACAGCCAGGTCAGCGCCGCCGCAGTTAGGGCGATTACTACGATCCAGGTGGCCCAGCGGTCCGCAATGCCCACTATTTTCGCCTTTCCGGCGTCCGCAGACTGTACAAGCCTTATCATCCGCTGTATGGAGCTGTCCTCGCCGACCTTCGTCGCTTTCATATCGAAGGAGCCGAACTGATTCACCGTTCCGCTGAAGACCTCGTCCCCGACGGTTTTGTCAACCGGAAGCGATTCCCCTGTCATCACCGCCTGGTTGACGGCGGTCTCTCCGGCTGTTATCACGCCGTCCACTGGCACCGTTTCACCGGGAAGCACCCGCAGTATATCTCCAATCTGTACCTGCTGCGCCAAAATCTCTGTTTCCGCGCCGCCGGACAGTCTGCGCGCCGTCTGCGGAGTTAAATGCACCAGTTTTTCAATGCCATCCCTGGCTTTCGCTACCGTCAGCTCCTCCAGCAGCGCGCCAAGCTGCATGATGAAGGCAATTTCGCCCGCCGCAAAAATTTCCCCGATAATCACCGACGCAATCAGGGCGATGGATACGAGTACGTCCGCTTTGATGTCGAAGGCTGTCACCAGACCAATAATTGCTTCCAGAATGATGGGAACCCCGCACAGAATGATGGCAATCCACGCCGGGTCCGCGCCCTCCGGCAGAACGCCCGCAAGACTTGCCGCCAGCGCCGCTCCGGAGATAACGAGGCAGACGACGTCCTTTTTCATGCCTCCCCATTCCAGAAATTTTTCCAGTGCTTTCATGATAACTTTCCCCTTTCTTTTTATTATACCCATGTGGGTATACGTATAATATACATATAGGGGTATATGTTTGTCAAGAGAAAAAAAGAAACACCAGACCAAAGATAAGTCTGATGTTTCTCTGAAATACACTGGTTACTGTGAACGGCGCCATGCCGCATAAGAAGACCTGTGCGGGCGCCCGGATGGATTATTTTTCATAAAGAAATTTTTCCGGGAGCGTCACCTTAAATTCCGCCGCCAGATTGCGGAAGTCCTGCGGCTGGATGGTCTGCAGCTTATCCGGTCTGACAGACAGCACCTTTACCAGAATCTCCGCGGATTTTTCTATGGTATGCATAAGTCCGAAGGTATTGTCAAAATCCTCCCCGGACGCAAACAGTCCGTGGTGCGCCCAGACGACCGCGTCATACTGCTCCATCAGCTTACTGGTCGCCACGGCGATTTCTCTTCCGCCGGGCACCATCCAGCCAACCACGCCGATGCCTGCCGGGAACACTACCGGACACTCCGTCGCCATTTCCCAGAGCTCTCTGGTAAATACCTCATCCTTCAGCGGCAGAAGGAAGGTGAGCGCTATCAGATTTGCCGGATGCGCGTGATAAATCACCCGGTGCGCCCCGCCTGTCGCCGTTTTCTTTACCTCATGGTTCATCAGATGTGTCGGCAGCTCGCTGGTAGGTCTTGCCTGATCCTGCAGTCCCCAGCATATCCGGTAATGCTCCCCGGAATCATCAATTTCGATGATGCCGATGGATTCCTCCGGCTTTCCCGCTACATTGCGGAAATGCTTTCCGCTTCCCGTCACCAGAAAATATTCGCCCCGCAGCCCCGGCACGCTGGTTCCGATTTCCAGCCATGCTCCTGCCGGATTGAAATCCTCCTTCATAGCGTCGATTTCTTCCTTCCGGATACGATAGCTTAAATTTCCGCCGTTGCGCTCATGCCAGCCCTGCTTCCAGCCATCGTCGCACATCCTGATAAATTCCCGGACAAACTCCGCTTCCAAAACCTTCATTGTCTATCTCCCTTCTGCTCTTTTGCTGAGCACCTTTTCTTCGTATTCCTGCACTTCCGCGAATAATCCGAAATCATCCGTAACGCCGCACTCCTGGCAGTAGTAATTCCATACGTCGCCGAAGGGCAGCATTTTCACCGCTTCTATCACCGCCATCAGCTCGGTAAAACGGCTCTCATCCTGGAGCGCCTTCAGCTTTTCGTTCGGCGTGCACAGCGCCATCAGCAGCGCCTTCTGGAAGCTCCGCATACCGACCGCCCACGCGGAAACGCGATTGATGCTGGCGTCAAAATAGTCCAGTGCAATATAGACCCGCTCCAGTGCGTTGCATCTTACAATCTCTCTGGCGATTTCCTTCGTCTCATCATCCAGAAGCAGCACATGGTCGGAGTCCCAGCGCACGCCCCTTGTCACATGGAGGGCAATCTCCGGATAGAAGCAGAGCAGCGCGGAAATCTTGTCGGAGACCAGCTCTGTCGGATGATAATGACCGTTGTCCATAAGCGGCAGGCAGCCTTCGTTCTGCGCCGCCAGTGAAAGCGCAAATTCCGCGCTTCCCGCTGTGTAGGATTCCACGCCGATACCGAAGACCTTGGATTCCAT
This is a stretch of genomic DNA from Marvinbryantia formatexigens DSM 14469. It encodes these proteins:
- a CDS encoding TetR/AcrR family transcriptional regulator, producing the protein MPKQKITKEMVVNAAFEIARSSGMEQVMVKNIADKIGCSVQPIYSYCNNMDGLRQDVIEKVNCFIQEYVTNHIDINDLFRSSGHAYIRLAKEEPHLFKIFILHQRSGISSLDDLYQSETNPGIAQFISEKLHISLAKAKQLHLNMLIYTIGIGTIFSVTMPGISTDEIYTQQEIAYEAFLKQALDCRTSVF
- a CDS encoding flavodoxin domain-containing protein; its protein translation is MNKTAVLYKSKYGATKKYAAMLKEELSCDIYEATDYKKVPFENYDCIIFAGAIYAGGISGLNILRKIHKNGKHKKLIILCVGASPFDAKAVEEVSAHNLKEDLNDIPLFYARGAWNESGMTFKDRTLCKMLQKMIARQDTASFEPWMKELLCSQGKICDWTDKKYLLPLLKYLKEEPSTPA
- a CDS encoding ferritin, translated to MLDKKVVELLNKQVNKEFYSAYLYLDFSNFYYDLGLDGFGNWFKIQAQEERDHALLFIQYLQNNAEKVTLETIDKPAVELKDARTVLEQALKHEQYVTSLIHNIYDAAYTAKDFRTMQFLDWFVKEQGEEEKNTDNLIKKYELFGDDSKSLYMLDSELGARVYAAPSLVL
- a CDS encoding Crp/Fnr family transcriptional regulator; translated protein: MNFADYFPMWNKLTPAQQNTLKDTVTFRSVKKGTVIYNGSMDCIGLLLIQTGLLRAYILSEDGREITVYRLSDMDICLFSASCIMPGIQFDLIIEAEQDTSFWIIPARVYKQLLEASAPLSNYTNEIMANRFSDVMWLIEQILWKSLDKRLAAFLLEEAALQGTEQLKLTHETIGNHLGTAREVITRMLHYFQNEGLVKLTRGTVEITDRKKLAALADA
- the trxA gene encoding thioredoxin — its product is MAALHITKDNFQKEVLESDKPVLVDFWASWCGPCRMVGPIVEEVSEERPDIKVCKVNVDEEQELASAYQVMSIPTLMVVKNGEIVNRSVGAKPKADILAML
- a CDS encoding AraC family transcriptional regulator, producing the protein MDRKKELESFQETKKHGSTMFPFNIYPCTIPGDFPSVALHWHKSMEIIFVKKGTGRIQTGRNMQEARSGDIFVMPPGTLHAIYAAAGYNMEYENIIFEVEFLGGGAADVCDKEYLVPLASGQLLQPAVFSPVDAGYKQISACLRRAEELCSARERGYELGVKAALLELLLYLLRMCPEAPERDTPDMERLKRVLQRIEQDYAKPLTVPDMAAVCGCSSSHFMRWFKRMTGTSPLAYLNERRLAAAAENLRETDDKILVIAENAGFENLSNFNRQFKKRYGVTPRAYRG
- a CDS encoding glycogen/starch/alpha-glucan phosphorylase, coding for MNKELNRKLMTFCGKPLEAASDEEIYTALLNLVQELGQKNVKPVTGRKLYYISAEFLIGKLLSNNLINLGIYDDVREILKEAGKNLSDIEELEPEPSLGNGGLGRLAACFLDSLATLDLPGDGIGLRYHCGLFRQSFQNDVQSEAPDFWLTDNSPAEKTDIVYPVQLAGKEYSARLYKLKVTGYNGRTNSLNLFDLDTVDESLIADGISFDKTDIEKNLTLFLYPDDSDEAGRLLRIYQQYLMVSAGAQLILSECEARGCDFHNLADYAAIQINDTHPSMVIPELIRLLGEKGIDFEEAVQIVTDTCAYTNHTILAEALEKWPRHFLDQVVPQLMPVIEKLDALARTRTDDESCAIIDNWQVVHMANMDIHFTHSTNGVAALHTQILKDSELANFYRLYPEKFNNKTNGITFRRWLLECNPALAGEIETLIGPGFKQNADELEKLLDFTEDEQVLKQLTDIKKANKKALADWLYHKQGVTINPDAMFAIQSKRLHEYKRQQLNLLFLIHQYLEIKAGHTPAVPLVSIFGAKAAPAYTIAKDIIHALIALSKVVAADPQAAPWLQIVFVENYNVTAAEKMIPACDLSEQISLASKEASGTGNMKFMLNGALTLGTMDGANVEIAERVGNDHIYIFGQSSKQVIDRYAKGDYCSHDWYESDPNIRRAIDFLCGPEMLKAGHEENLSRLRNELLHKDWFQTLPDFNAYLVRKGQAMADYAHSPQEWSRKALVNIAKAGFFSSDRTIAEYNRDIWHLGK
- a CDS encoding NAD(P)-dependent oxidoreductase; its protein translation is MAIHVLDEANHCLNCKNPQCQKGCPISTPIPKVIRLMLDGKLDEAGWTLFENNPLTTVCSLVCNHENQCEGHCVLGRKGAPVHFSVIENYISTTYSSKMVKGPAPSNGMRAAIIGSGPAGLTIAVILARKGYQVTIFEGKEKIGGVLRYGIPEFRLPKSVLDDFEYRHLLLKDIKVRPNTTIGADISIDDLFRDGYKAIFVGTGVWKPNMLHIKGETLGHVHFGINYLNSPDNYHLGERVIVIGAGNAAMDVARTALRHGVRYLQCFSRNSTVAASKHEFDYAVLEGVEFFYCKAPVEITDEGVIFADVIEHEDGSVEQIPDTEKLYPADSVIVSISQGPMNRLVKNTEGLEADERGLLVTDERGHTTKPGIFASGDVVNGARTVVEAVAHSKGVAEAMDEYMQSL
- a CDS encoding heavy metal translocating P-type ATPase, whose product is MKALEKFLEWGGMKKDVVCLVISGAALAASLAGVLPEGADPAWIAIILCGVPIILEAIIGLVTAFDIKADVLVSIALIASVIIGEIFAAGEIAFIMQLGALLEELTVAKARDGIEKLVHLTPQTARRLSGGAETEILAQQVQIGDILRVLPGETVPVDGVITAGETAVNQAVMTGESLPVDKTVGDEVFSGTVNQFGSFDMKATKVGEDSSIQRMIRLVQSADAGKAKIVGIADRWATWIVVIALTAAALTWLFSGEIIRAVTILVVFCPCALVLATPTAIMAAIGNATRHGFLVREGDALERLASVTAVMFDKTGTLTCGTPEVAAAVSCSADWTNEELYHLTAGAELRSEHPLGKAIVSCYKKRQAQEIAQPETFAMVPGRGVAARVDGQEILAGNVEFLAENRIALPEDTGKMAERYLTEGCTVTYVAIGGKCAGFLALSDTLRADAPDTIREIRSAGVTPVLLTGDHAAAAHHIAGQLGISEVYAECLPEDKLRRINSFQKAGGQVCMMGDGINDAPALKKACVGIAMGKTGSDIAVDAADIALINDKISGLPHLLRLAKRMMLTIKCNLAFSMTLNIIAILLAVTGVLNPVVGALVHNAGSVLVIVNSAFLLNWRKKKSD
- the rhaD gene encoding rhamnulose-1-phosphate aldolase, whose amino-acid sequence is MKVLEAEFVREFIRMCDDGWKQGWHERNGGNLSYRIRKEEIDAMKEDFNPAGAWLEIGTSVPGLRGEYFLVTGSGKHFRNVAGKPEESIGIIEIDDSGEHYRICWGLQDQARPTSELPTHLMNHEVKKTATGGAHRVIYHAHPANLIALTFLLPLKDEVFTRELWEMATECPVVFPAGIGVVGWMVPGGREIAVATSKLMEQYDAVVWAHHGLFASGEDFDNTFGLMHTIEKSAEILVKVLSVRPDKLQTIQPQDFRNLAAEFKVTLPEKFLYEK